CTTtaagacacgcaaactcctctgcCACTGTAAAGTTGCAGCTTAGAAAGGAGATTTGTCGGaactattttataaaaaaaaaaaaaaaaaaaaacacccaaaaaactgGGTTGTCCCGTTGGGAAGACTGGCACGTGCGTAGATGGAAACAtactgagtgtgtgtatgtggggcagtgacattgttttttttgtgggtTCTAATAGTATTAATATAATATTGAAAATCAAAATATGCCCCAAAACAGGTGCACTCACCATGTCAGCCAGGCCCACGTAGAGAAAGAGGCCTGCAGTGATGGCAGCTATCCACTGCTTGGTGGCTAGGTCGGTGGCCACAGACAGGGCGATGTAGAGGCCCACAAAGGAGGACATGGCACTGCCCACGTTGAAGAGCagcgcccgccgcaccgacatgCCGCTGTGCAGCAAGATGGCAAAATCTCCCAGCTCGTGAGGCAGCTCGTGGCAAAGGACGGCCAGGGACGTGGCCAGACCCGACCTCCACGACAGGGAGAAAGCAGCGCCCATGGCCAAACCGTCAGCAAAGTTATGGATGGCGTCGCCTAAAGTGATCAAGTAAGGCAGCAGGCGCTGATCTGCTCGGCGACAAAGACAAAATGGGTCAATGCTAAATATTGCTGAGTCGTGATGTCATGTCTCTTCACCTGTGGCCTTCTCTTTGTGAACAGATGTGTCATGGTGCTCCTCCTCCTCAATCACCTAAAAAGGTAGTGATAATATTTTTATTCATAAACATCTGGACAGAATTGACAATATATCTTACCAGctcagtttttgatgcagaatGTAATTTatctttttgtttcttgtcctgTTGATACATTTCTAAAACTCTGCCGTGGTCACAGTGGTGAGGCTCCGAGGCAACCTGGTTGATCATGGAAagcaaataaattaattatttagatattttattatgaattattttatCAATTTACAATTAATACtttgaatatatatttatttctataATATATATAAGTTTCAGTATATATAAGTATTACAATGATAATTGtaataatacaatatatttttggttattataataaatgtatatattataattaatgtatatacttatttatttaaaataattattactatacaaatatattttcaaTCATGCAGCTGTACCTATAAAATAAACACAAGACCTTTATTAGGTAAAAAACCATATTTGGAACTCAGAAAGTTTACAATACATTTCCTTGTAAGACAGGGGAACCATGTGAGTTCTCCCAGCCAATCAGTGAAGAATTATAGTAATAGTTGTGAAAAATGTGTATTGAAATATCATgacaaacatatatattatttaaaagaatgattaaaattattgaaaaacaccaacaaaacataATTGttgatgtatataaaaaaatgctGAAATTGATACCATTCTTAATAAAAGTAACAAGATATAAAACAAGCCTAAACTAATcactaaaacaatatttttcatgTTGCTTCATGGGTTAAATTCCTGCAAACTGAAGTTTTCATAAAATGATTTAAAGGAATGATAAAACATGTAGAGAAAaccccaaaataaaaaaatttagctGTATAAAAACAATGAATCGCTGAAAATTTGACAAtttataatgaaaataataattaattaataaaaaaaataaaaataaaaaaatcgctgAAAATTATACAAGTATTAGTAAAACCAATCAAAAATATAAAAAGccagaaataaaaacaaaaaaacaaaaaatttatttaatgaTATTCAGGGATAATTTACTATAATTTACTTTTCATGAAcgaacaaataaatatttaattatcaTTGCTCACCACGTGGTGGTTATGTCTGTGCATGAACAGCGAGAAGAGCGTCTCCATCAGGTAGAAGTAGTAGATCCCGCCCATCAACACCAACATCTTGTACACGTAGTCGGACACCGCCGCACCGCCGTCACCGTGCGGATTGTGCCGTGGCGTGTGCAGCCGGGCGCCTACGTCATCAGAGTGCACGTGGAGGCCTAGGAACTGCACCAAAGGCGAAAGAAGTGAATGTGTCCGAAAGCGTTTGAGGAGTGTGCGCCTGTGTTTGCGCGTTGTACGGCTCACCATTGGCAGCAGGTGCAGCAAGGCGTCTCCAGTGAGAGAACCCACTGCCAGGCTGATGCAAAACTGGATACACATCTGGAAGATGCTGGTGGATGACGTACAAAGCAGCAACACGATGCCAAACATGGACATGAGCGTGATGACGACGTTGGCGAGGGTTGCGTAAATGTATCCTTAACGAGGACACGCACACACCACTTAGACATCACTTCTGCATGGAAGTAAAGTTCATTTTGCAGCAACTTACTCTCTGTTGTGCTGAGCTGGTTGTGTTCCTTTTTAGGCGGCTGTGTGGCATGACAAGCCCCACTCAGGACCTGCTGGACCAGCGCCGGGCTAAGACGGACCAAGTCAGACCGACCAAGCACCCCGTCGGGTCTTTCCAGGCCGTGGATCAGCACCAGCTCGTGTGCAGAAAAACAATGCTGGGAAAAGGAGAAGACGTATGAAAAAACGAGTTGTTGTCCGGTGATCTTTATTGACATGTTTACCTGATCCCAGGTGTTGTTTGAGTGCCGGTAATTGCTCTCTTTCTTCAACGCCCCCCCAAGTTCTAGAGTCCTCATTACAGCTTCCAAGTCTACAGGAAGCGGCCACAAAAATGCTTTATATAGCATTTACATTTCTtaaattttaaaactttttttttttacccgtgaCGGTGAAATTGTCAGAACCAATTTCGTGAATGATGTAGTCCAGGAAGAAGCTCTCCTCAGGGAGAAAGCGACTCACAAAACAGCCACCTCGCACGGCGTGGTACAGGACCCGGCCCAAAACTGCACCTGCAGCCTGGGTCTCCTCTGCTGACGGGGCGCCCACCTCCATCATGATGTTGTCCGCTGTGACGCACCTCTGGTTACCATGGAGATAAAAAAGGAGGAGAAGGACGGCACTTTaagtatttagtagagatgtgcggataggcaattatatcatccgcaaccgcatcaccaaagtcgtcatccacccgccgtccacccgaaccaactttttatcagaaccgcaaccacccgcccgttgaaatacatcagaggtcggccacctttactactcaaagagctatttaaacccgtttcacagagtaaagatggtgttcatcctgatgacgagaataagggcgtgctgtgaagccattaccTTCGACACATTCAAATACATGTACAAACCGACTGTtattccagcaacatgttgtatgcagcttccgcaatcacacgtacaagattgaaaggcatactggttgacacagagtacactgatggttgtgatataaacaattttaacactcttactaatatgcgccacgctgtgatgccacaccaaacaagaatgacaaacaaatttcgggagaacatcctcacggtaacacaacataaacgcaacacaacaaatcccTAGAAcactttgcatccgtgacaattcctgaatatattttacacccccgcgtcccaaaacccgcccaccttaccgacgcacgggtggggcttgctgctagcggggtgtataaaatagtcaggatttgtcatggatgcaaaggattctgggtatttgttgtgttgcgtttatgttgtgttaccgtgaggatgttctctcgaaaggtgtttgtcattcttgtttggtgtggcttcacagcgtggcgcatattactaagagtgttaaaattgtttagatcacaaccattagtgtactatgtgtcacccagtatgccttgcagtcgtgtgcgtgtgtctgcggaagccacacacaacatgttgctggactgacaagcagatcgtacatgctgcaGAAGGCgataaagccaatggcttcatagcacgccctaatacttattaagtgggtgtctgccggcagtcatcctggagaatgtttgcgtctcctattgtcttcttcgctttgtgacacgggtcctaaatggctctttgaatggtaaaggataccgatcccagaaccatgtatatcaaatatttccgaatggttcaaccgccacccgcctgaatctaattaaaatctattttttcgtcatgtcacccgcccgacccgcggtttatccgtggactccgcggatgagaccgcaaaccgcgcatctttaGTATTCAGGGTTTCCAGGTGGAGGCCCCATGGTCGCTCCTTTGCTGCCCGTTTACAGCTCACTTTTCCTGTAATAAGCTTGTCAACTCTGGAGGCAAAACAGGGGCAAAATAATTTAGAGTAAAAACTACAGTCTGCGTGCACGTGGTCTCTCTGGGCATAGGGACTCATTTTGTGCGTGCGCAGAGTCATTTTAAGCAACGCTTGTGTAATGGCGGCCGGCCATTGTGGCTGTGCCAtgtgtacgttggtaaacctcagTGTGGCTGTGCCAAGTGTACGctagtaaacctcactccctgatgACTTCAAGAGTGTGGTGGCCGCCGAGTTAGCCAGCTCGGGCCTTTAGCTCGGTGGATAATATACTCGCCTCTTTTGCAGACGACCAAAGTTTGCGTCCCTGTGCGGAATGGGATAAATGCAGTAGCCCGAATCATTAGGATTACACGTGGAGGAATTTTACACAGACCGAATCATTTTAACTTTCTGATTGGTCACTTTTAACGCCTAGTGTCTCCCGTTCAAACCCAATCCGAGGGAGCCTGTTGTGTGGAGATGTGAATTTTTGTCTGTCTCACGATTCCGTAGCAATTCTTGAGGTGACGATTAGATTCTGAATATATTTCTTTATTCAACACGGCTCTCGTAATATATTATTAGGTATacaaatgataataaaacctttttaaaacTGGTTACAAGTTgcaaagctcctcttggctgctgacatacAGCTTATGCATGCAGTGTTGGCTTAAAAAAACCAATTTAAAACATTAGatttttaatattgtatttaCAAAAATCACATAATGTTAATCAACCTAATATACATTTACAAAGTAACTGAGAATACATACAATTACAATACTtgttaaatacaatattttaaaaaaggaaacccCCTAATTTATAAAAgcaacaatatcaataataatatcaataataatgtatttaatccaATAGTCGATTCttaaagattatatatatatttatatatatatacatatatatatacaatgtatatatacatatatatgtatatatttatatgtatatatatgtatgtatgtatttatatatatatatatatatatatatatatatatatatatatgtatatatatatactgtatatatatatataaatgtatgtatgtgtgtgtgtgtatgtatatatatatatgtgtatatttatatgtatgtatatagtgtataaatatttttgatgtatacatgtatatattcttatgtatactgtatatgtactgtatatatatatgtatatgtgtatatttatatgtatgtatatagtgtatatatatttttgatgtatacatgtatatattcttatctgtatactgtatatgtactgtgctgtgtatatatatatatatatatatatatatatacacatagggaTTTAATCCCATTCTAAATTGACTGATATATTTGGAGAAtcgattttaaatatatatatatatatatatatatatatatatatatatatatatatatatatatatatatatatatatatatatatatatatatatatatatatatatatatatatatatatatgtgtgtatatataatacatggtatatatttattgtaacaTTCAGTATTATAAcacatttatataattttttatataattttttttaaccgacTCTTAAAGATTTTCAATCCAtctaaaaattataataaagCCCTACGTTTGTGTGCTCCTCGAATGTCTTAAAAAACCCCACCAAATTTTTGTGAATTTTGTCATctaatacacattttttaaactaaaacCTAATAAATGATGACATTACCATTTGTTATGTCATGTGAATATGTCAAAAAATGATTAGTCAAAAGGAAAACAGAATCACAGCACAAGTGCAAACAAAGTCTACACGTGCACAGAGACTGTAAAATAAGTCTGAGCACTCAAAATGTGTCTACACGTATAAAATGCACTTGTGTGCACATGCAGATTGTCTTTTTATGCGTGAGAATCTTGGCACTGTTTTTACATCATCGTCAACCTCGAAGCTTGGCTGCCGGATGCTCTTTAGGTCAAAAACTAATACTGTAATTAGGGGAAACTGGAACTGAAACCGTAAACCTTTTAGTCACGGTTTGCATTTGGAACCACTTAACAACAGCTGACCTACACTAAGTTAACAACTCAGGAGGCACCAGTGTGACTGTTACTGTGCTCTTATACAGCTCACCTTTCTTGGGCAAGTTTGTCAACCTCCAAACTGGGTGGCTTGATTTGGTCAAAACCAGTGGCGAGCTgtgcgtttctcacctaggccttaTATGggcttccaggttcgattcccgcttccgccatccttgtcactgtcgTTGTATCCTAGGgtaagaccctttacccacctgctcccatttccacccacactggtttaaatgtaacttagataatgggtttcaccatgtaaagcgctttgagtcactagagaaaagcgctatataaatatacttcacttcacttcagtagtaatgtcctacttagtccgacttcacctctcaaaataccgtaattcATGTCACCACATGGTTGGAGATactattgtcaggcttgcccctgacagtttgtctatgttttagttttttcctctgcatttgtctgtttcttgtgtttagtatttcctgtcttttagttcctgtcaagtgctcttaatttgtcagcttcctgtcttgttccctgagtgctgtgttcctccagtgtgtttaatatttcctgtccttagttcctgtctagtgctcttattttgtcagcttcctgtcttgttccctgagtgctgtgttccccttcagttgcggctgattggcatctggccacaactgttgccaatcagccggctcctatttgtaacctcctttgtcttgtgtcagttgctggatcattgtattgtcatttgtattgtcgttgccacatgttgctcttgtcgtgtcgttttgttacagctactacctgtcgtgctacattttgtcctggtcgtcgtagcggtaagctgtttctgttaacattagccatttccagtttttcctgtttgctacccgctagcttccacgctaggtccttttttgtttcttgctagcttctatgctaaagacccttagtttgttattccggccatgtgcgcgctttttgtttgtacccttttggttttggttttgtcttagtatttaattaaatcatctttacttaccaaatgcctgcctccttctctgcatcatggggttcgtcaacaaacaACCCTGACAACTATACAGAAACAGACTTCCACACTACTGTGTATTAATCCCCATCAACAGTGTACACAACTCTTTTTTGGtgtatttaacattcaataaacccacttcagcaattaaaacatatcttacgtggtactgtcaaaactaaaagaattgtataaaacaaatgaaacatgagaaaattaagaaataaaatatttgaactcacaatttgtaacaCCCATtcaacgccgtataagccagtggtaccgctcATAGTCGGTAGTTGCGTGTGAAAGTCGCAAACTATTTCACCGCAgggatagtgaagtgaattatatttatatagcgctttttctctagtgactcaaagtgctttacatagtgaaacccaatatctaagttacatttaaacaagtgtgggtggcactgggagcaggtgggtaaagtgttttgcccaaggacacaacggcagtgactaggatggcggaagcggggatcgaacctgcaaccctcaagctgctggcacggccgctctaccaaccgaactataccgcttCCCGTGTCGGCCgacctcgtctcacaagatgtttCTCTTAAGTATCcttctttgtcccacacgccatttgactgtacaactcctctctggggcggggggtacaaggatgacaggggattcaaaacattaacagtgcaatacgttttcataacatggtcactactgcctactttgtcttgttatattcttattttactgttatattgttattcccattgtttttattctttttgtaatatttctctattttgttacCTTttaaaccccattatttactttttactcttttttaaaaagatctcaactctgtacactgctgctagaattttaattttcctgaaggaactcacctgaaggaatcaataaagtactatctatctatcttgaaAATGCCCTTGTAAAtacacagttgtggtcaaaagtttacatacacttataaagaacatcttgagtttccaataatttctacaaatcttattttttgtgattgagtaattggagcacatacttgttggtcacaaaaaacattcatgaagttgggttcttttatgaatttattatgggtctactgaaaatgtgaccaaatatgctgggtGAAATGTTtccatacagcaatgttcatatttgcttacatgtccctttggctaccccgccttccgcccgattgtagctaagataggctccagcgttccccgctaccccgaagggaataagcggtaggaaattgatggatggatgtccctttggcaagtttcactgcaataaggcacttttggtagacatccacaagcttctggttgagtttttgaccactcctcttgacaaaattggtgcagttcagctaaattagttggttttctgacattgacttgtttcttcagcattgtccacacgtttaagtcaaggctttgggaaggccattctaaaatcttaattctagccttatttagccattcctttaccagttttgacgtgtgtttggggtcattgtcctgttggaacagccAACTGCGCTCAAagcccaacctccgggctgatgattttaggttgtcctgaagaatttggaggtaattgtcctttttcactgtcccatttactctctgtaaagcaccagttccattggcagagcacgatactaccaccaccatgcttgatggtaggcatagtgttcctgggattaaaggcctcccctTTTCACTCCAAACGTATTGCTGGgtatttgtttcatctgacaatcacatgaacaaagataagaccttctggaggaaacgTCTGTGTTCAGATTAAAcagaaattgagctgtttggccacaatacccagcaatatgtttggaggactaatggtgaggccttcaatcccaggaacaccactcctaccgtcaaacacggtggtggtagtattatgctctgggcctgttttgttgtcagtggaactggtgctttacatagagtaattgggacaatgaaaaagaagaatgacctccaaattcttcaggacaacctaaaatcatcagcccggaggttgggtcttgggcgcagttgggtgttccaacaggacaatgaccccaaacacatgtcaaaactggtaaaggaatggctaaatcaggctagaattaaggttttagaatggccttctcaaattcctgacttaaacgtgtagaccagtggttctcaaatgggggtacacgtacccctgagggtacttgaaggtatgccaaggggtacgtgagattttaaaaaaatattctaaaaatagcagcaattcaaaaattctttataaatatatttattgaatgtaatttcataaaatgtgaaaaaaaatacaacaacattcagtgttgacagctagattttttgtggacatgttccataaatattgatgttaaagatttctttttttgtgaagaaatgtttagaattaagttcatgaatccagatggctctctattacaatcctcaaagagggcactttaagttgatgattacttctatgtgtagaaatctttatttataattgaatcacttgtttaaatttcatcaagtttttagttatttttatatcttttttccaaatagttcacgacagaccactacaaatgagcaatattttgcactgttatacaatttaataaatcagaaacggatttacttttacttctttatatctttttttcaaccaaaaatgctttgctctgattagggggaactTGAATTAAAATTTTGTTTAtaggggctacatcactgaaaaaaggttgagaaccactggtgtagacaatgctgaagaaacaagtccatgtcagaaaaccaacaaatttagctgaactgcaccaattttttaagAGGAGTGGTCATTaattcaaccagaagtttgccataagcttgtggatggctagcaaaagcgccttattgcaatgaaacttgccaagggacatgtaaccaaatattaacattcctgtatgtatacttttgacccagcagatttggtcactatTTCAGTAGAACCatagtaaattcataaaagaaccaaacttcatggatgttttttgtgacaaacaagtatgtgctccaatcactctatcacagaaaattaagagttgtagaaatgattggaaactcaagacagccatgacattatgttctaccA
The window above is part of the Nerophis ophidion isolate RoL-2023_Sa linkage group LG04, RoL_Noph_v1.0, whole genome shotgun sequence genome. Proteins encoded here:
- the slc39a4 gene encoding zinc transporter ZIP4 encodes the protein MMEVGAPSAEETQAAGAVLGRVLYHAVRGGCFVSRFLPEESFFLDYIIHEIGSDNFTVTDLEAVMRTLELGGALKKESNYRHSNNTWDQVNMSIKITGQQLVFSYVFSFSQHCFSAHELVLIHGLERPDGVLGRSDLVRLSPALVQQVLSGACHATQPPKKEHNQLSTTERYIYATLANVVITLMSMFGIVLLLCTSSTSIFQMCIQFCISLAVGSLTGDALLHLLPMFLGLHVHSDDVGARLHTPRHNPHGDGGAAVSDYVYKMLVLMGGIYYFYLMETLFSLFMHRHNHHVVASEPHHCDHGRVLEMYQQDKKQKDKLHSASKTELVRYIVNSVQIIDPFCLCRRADQRLLPYLITLGDAIHNFADGLAMGAAFSLSWRSGLATSLAVLCHELPHELGDFAILLHSGMSVRRALLFNVGSAMSSFVGLYIALSVATDLATKQWIAAITAGLFLYVGLADMLPTMVHINSKRPWRIFAVQNVGLLSGWAILLVLTLFEEKIHF